CCGCTTACAGTAAGAATCAGATTAAGGCTGATGATCGACTTCATGTTAGGCAATGTGATATTCCAGATTTGTCTGAGACGGCTTGCACCATCAATTTTGGCTGCTTCGTAATACGTAGGATCAATTTTCGACATAATCGCCAAATACAGAATCGTTCCCCATCCGGCCTCTTTCCAAATATCGGATAAAACTGCAATCCACCAATACTTGCCTGCATCCAGCAAAATGTTCTGCGGTTGCGAGATCAGTCCCAAGCTGAGTAACAGCTGATTAAATAATCCCGTTGTTGAAAACCAGGTGATCAGCATACCGCCCAATACAATCCAGGACAGAAAGTGAGGCAGATATGAAATCGTTTGCACGAACTTTTTGAAGCGTCCGCTGTTCAGTTCATAGATCATGATCGCCAGGATAATAGGAATAACGAACCCGATACCCAATTTCAAAAAGCTGATCCCCAGCGTATTCACTACAGCATCCCAGAAGTATTTGTCGGACATAATGATTCTGAAATTTTCCAAACCGACCCACGGTGCGCTAGACAACGTATCAATGACGGTGTAATTTTTGAATGCAATCGTCAATCCGTATATGGGAATGTAACAAAAAATAATCATAAAAATGATGCCGGGTATAATCATCGATTGAATTTCCCATTGTCTTCGATAATCGATGACAAACTCTTTTACTTTTTGTCCAATTGTCTTCCTTCCCCCCGGTCCTACAGGCTTTTTACCGGTGGACGACGTCTCTACGGCTAATTTACTCACGCTCTTTTGCTCCCCTCCAACTTAAGCATTCCATCATAAAAACGTTTTTATTTTCCGACAAAAAAACCCCCTAATCTCAAATCTATAATTAAAAAAGACCGGAAATGATTGAATCACCTATGTTGAAAAATCACTCCGGTCCATCTTCACATGACTTGAACCCCGTATGATCAGTTCACCCGCCAGTTTCTGTGAAACCCCATGTTCCTTCTTCTTGATCATGCGAACCAGGTGATTGACCGCCAGGATACCCTGCCTTGCAATCTGGTTTCTTACCGTACTTAATGGCGGGGAAAAATATTGGGCAATATCAATATCATCGAAGCCTACTACACTTACATCCTGAGGAACTTCGAAGCCATGAGACTTCAGGGCATGAATGCAGCCGATTGCGCTTACATCGTTTCCTGCAAGAAAAGCATCAGGCAGCTTGGAAGGATGCAGATGAAGAAAAGATTTTACCGCACTATAGGTGCCCTCTTCCTCAAAATATCCCTGTAAGATGTAATCATCATCCATTGGAAGCTGGTACTCACGCAAAGCGGCCAGATAACCATCTCTACGCTGATTACTGTCAAACATGGTGTCCACGCCGGATATGTAGGCAATTTTCTTGTGTCCCAGTCCAATTAAATATTTGGTCGCTTCGTAACCCGCTACATAGGAGTCAAAAATGACGCTTCCCATCGTATCGCTCTGATAGACCCGATCCAGAAATACAGCCTTGATCTTGTCTTTCTCCATAGCGATAATATCCTGCTCATCAATCCGCAGTTCTTCGTAGATGATGACACCATCCACACGTCGACCCAGAATATTACTCATAATGACCTGCTTATCCTTGGTCACAAACACATTGAGCCCGTAACCCAGACGATCGCATTCGCGAGACATGGATTCAACCAGCTTATAAAAATACGGACCCGACACACTTGTGGTGAAAAAGCCCAGCATCTTGGTTTGCCCGGATTTTAGCAGCTTGCCGTTCAGGTTGGGAACGTAGTTTAAACGCTCAGCAACCTTCAGGACATGTGATTTGGTCTCTGGGTTTAAGACATCCACGCCGTTCAAGGCGTTGGAAACCGTAGAAATGGATACCCCGGCTTCCCGTGCAACATCTTTAATTGTAATCTTTCCCATAATTTTTTGGTCCTTTGCTATAAAAACGTTTTTATATATTTTAAATTAGCATAAAACCGTTTTCAATACAACACTTTTTCTTTTAATTATTTTTCACATTCTTTTGCTATGATCATGGCATGGCTGCTTAGCACTGTCGTTAGAGACAGATATGTAAAAAAGCAGCTCCTCTGTGAGCTGCCGATAATCATGCTTCTTGTTCCCCATTCTGCGTGTACATATGATAAATTTGTTGTACCTGCTCTTCCAATCGATGCAAGCGAACAAAACGATCAGCTCGAATATATTCCTTCTGCTCCACCAACATAATCATCGTGGGAACTGTGAAAATAAGAAACCTGGACGCCACCTCTTCCACTTGGTTGGCATTGATGTGGGCCAGATACACCATCGGATAAGGTTCAAGTAACTCCCTAATCTTGGGAAGTAAAGCATGACATACACTGCACTCTGGCCTTGATACATACAAAAAGACCAATTCATATTGTTGAATCATCTCTTCGATCATTTCTATGGATGTTATGTCATTAAGCTCTCTCATAAGGATCATCCCTTTCGGTCAGTTGACAGCTAGAGTTAAACCCTAGTTTATCACGAATGTCTAACTGTACAAATCTCGCGCT
Above is a window of Paenibacillus sp. E222 DNA encoding:
- a CDS encoding sugar ABC transporter permease, which encodes MSKLAVETSSTGKKPVGPGGRKTIGQKVKEFVIDYRRQWEIQSMIIPGIIFMIIFCYIPIYGLTIAFKNYTVIDTLSSAPWVGLENFRIIMSDKYFWDAVVNTLGISFLKLGIGFVIPIILAIMIYELNSGRFKKFVQTISYLPHFLSWIVLGGMLITWFSTTGLFNQLLLSLGLISQPQNILLDAGKYWWIAVLSDIWKEAGWGTILYLAIMSKIDPTYYEAAKIDGASRLRQIWNITLPNMKSIISLNLILTVSGLLGSNLDQTLVLMNSQNRDKAEVINSYVYRMGMSQGDFSYATAVGLGVSIVSVILLVTANKITSKLNDNQSVL
- a CDS encoding LacI family DNA-binding transcriptional regulator, whose translation is MGKITIKDVAREAGVSISTVSNALNGVDVLNPETKSHVLKVAERLNYVPNLNGKLLKSGQTKMLGFFTTSVSGPYFYKLVESMSRECDRLGYGLNVFVTKDKQVIMSNILGRRVDGVIIYEELRIDEQDIIAMEKDKIKAVFLDRVYQSDTMGSVIFDSYVAGYEATKYLIGLGHKKIAYISGVDTMFDSNQRRDGYLAALREYQLPMDDDYILQGYFEEEGTYSAVKSFLHLHPSKLPDAFLAGNDVSAIGCIHALKSHGFEVPQDVSVVGFDDIDIAQYFSPPLSTVRNQIARQGILAVNHLVRMIKKKEHGVSQKLAGELIIRGSSHVKMDRSDFST
- a CDS encoding thioredoxin family protein, yielding MRELNDITSIEMIEEMIQQYELVFLYVSRPECSVCHALLPKIRELLEPYPMVYLAHINANQVEEVASRFLIFTVPTMIMLVEQKEYIRADRFVRLHRLEEQVQQIYHMYTQNGEQEA